Proteins encoded by one window of Fischerella sp. PCC 9605:
- a CDS encoding type II toxin-antitoxin system RelE family toxin, translated as MYEVVLSVEAQEVYASADQALAKKIARCFEYLEQNPRFHPNIKALKGDFAGYYRYRIGDY; from the coding sequence ATGTATGAAGTTGTTTTATCGGTTGAAGCACAGGAAGTTTATGCCTCAGCAGACCAAGCTTTAGCAAAGAAAATTGCCAGATGTTTTGAATACTTGGAACAAAATCCGCGTTTTCATCCCAATATTAAAGCGCTGAAGGGAGATTTTGCTGGTTACTATCGCTATCGTATCGGTGATTATTGA